The genomic stretch CGCTTGTTCCAACAATTACGGATTCATATGTTAATGGAAAACGCAGAACATTAAAAAACCAAATTGATCAAACATATCAAACTATTATGTTTTTAGTATTACCAGCAGTTATCGGGATGTGCGTTCTGGCGTATCCTATTTATGCTCTTATGTATAGCACAAGTGACTTAGGAGGTCAGATGTTAGCAACGTATGCACCGCTTGCTCTGTTCTTCTCATTCTTTACAGTCAATGCAGCTATCTTACAAGGTATTAACAAGCAACGGTATGCTGTTATTAGTTTAGTGCTTGGTTTGCTAGTAAAAATTGTATTTAACTTTCCACTTACGTATTACATGCAAGCAACAGGTTCTATTCTTGCAACAGCACTTGGCTATTTTGTAGCTATTGCTTACACATTCTATATGATTCAAAAACATGCAGCATATAAATTTACGCTCTTTGTAAAGCGATCTATTTTAATTATTCTGTTTGTGGCTATTATGGCTCTTGCTGTATGGCTTGTGCAGCTTGGATTATCCTCTTTCGTATCTTACAAAGATGGACGAATTGCCGCTGGACTGATTTCATTTGCTGGGGTTGGCATTGGTGGAGCCCTATATTTAGGACTTGCTTACAAATCTCGTTTACTAAACATTGTGTTTGGAGATGGATTTGTGAATAAAATTACCCGTCGTTTTAAACGTAATAAAGTAAGAGAACAATAGAAAATAAAATGGCGCTAATCTTAGCGCCATTTTATTATGATTTTAGAAGTCTTCGTCTGTACCAAAGACTGAAAAACCGATTTGACGTTCAACACGACGAAGGCGTCGATTAAGTTGACGAAGTTTGCGATCGTGATCATTTAAACGATTTTCAATGCGATCAAGGCGTCGGTTGATGTTTGAAATAGTAGAGCCAGGGAAGAATCCTTGAGGCTGTTGGCGATAATAAGAATAAGGGTACATGAAAGTTCTCCTCTCTAATTGAGTTCACCATAAAGTATGAAAGTTATCTACAGGATGTATAGGCAGGAGTCTAAACTTTAAGAAGAATAGGAGGTATTTGTCATGAGAATTGACAAGCTTTTAGCGAATATTGGATATGGTAGTCGAAAAGAAGTAAAATCATTATTGAAATCAGGAGCTGTTAAAGTTGATGGAGTACCTGTAAAAGATGCGAAACAACATGTAAATCCTGATGAACAAGAGGTTACAGTTTATAACGAGGAAGTTGTATATCGAGAATTTATTTATCTTATGCTACATAAGCCACAAGGACTTATTTCAGCAACGGAAGATGTATCGCAACCAACTGTTGTTGATTTGTTAGAACCAGAAGATGCTGTTTTTGAACCTTTCCCAGTTGGGAGGCTTGATAAAGATACAGAAGGTCTTCTTTTATTAACAAACGATGGTAAGCTATCCCACCAGCTTCTTTCACCGAAAAAGCACGTCCCAAAAACGTACTTAGCTCACATTAACTCAGAAGTGACTGAAGAGGATGTGGAAGCTTTTAAAAACGGCGTAACACTTGATGATGGATATGTTACGAAACCAGGGGTGCTAGAGATTATCGAGAGTGGAGAAACGTCTGTTATTTATTTAACAATTACAGAAGGAAAGTTTCATCAAGTTAAGAGAATGTTTGAATCCGTAGGAAAAAAAGTAGTCTATCTCAAACGTCTCTCAATGGGAGAGCTAAAACTTGATGAAGAACTTGATCTTGGACAGTACCGTGAATTAACAGATGAAGAAGTGGCATTGTTAAAAGGAGAATAAAAGAGGAAAAAAGCCCTTAAACAATTTAAGGGCTTTTTAGATTTGAATTTTTTTAAAAAAAGGATTGACGAAGAAAGAAAATTTATATATTATAATCCCTATAGAATTAATTGGATATAAAATTATATATTTCTTATAGCTGATCGGAACACCGAAAGCACATGTTTCTTTTAAAGAAGCGTGTGCTTTTTTTGTTACCACTAAAGGAGTTGATGCTTTGTGAATGACTGTAAATATATATTGAAAAAGGCTGATCGGAACAACCGAAAGCTCTCTATCTTATTTAGATAGGGAGTTTTTTCATAAGGAGGAGAAGAAAAGTGGCAGTTTCAATTGTTGTAAATGAAAAAGCATTTATAAGTGATGAAAAGCGCAATGTAGTAATTGATGATATTAGCTTAGAAATTAAACAAGGTGAGTTTTTAACTATTATTGGGCCAAGCGGATGTGGAAAAAGCACACTATTAAAAATTATAGCTGGTCTTGATACTGATTATATGGGGAAAGTTCATATTGAAAACAGAAGGATTGTAGAGCCTGGAATCAATCAAGGATTTATTTTTCAAGAACACAGGTTGTTTCCATGGTTAACTGTTGAACAGAATATCGCAGCAGATTTGAATTTACGAGATTCAAAAGTGAAGCAAAAAGTAGCAGAGATTATTCAAATTGTTCGCTTAGATGGATATGAAAAAGCATATCCATCAGCACTGTCAGGAGGAATGTCTCAGCGTGTAGCTATTGCTCGCGCACTTATTCGCGAACCAGAGGTATTACTGCTCGATGAACCATTTGGGGCGCTTGATGCGTTCACGAGAAAGCATCTTCAAGATGTTTTGCTTCAAATTTGGCAGAAGAAAAAAATTACGATGATTTTAGTTACCCATGATATTGATGAGTCCATTTATTTAGGTACAAAGCTTGCGATTTTAAGATCAAAGCCAGGTGCACTTCAGAAAGTTATGCCTATTAAGCTTTCTTTTCCAAGAAATCGAACTGATTCATCTTTCCAGTATCTTCGTCAGGAAGTGTTAAAAGAGTTTGAAAAAACAAAAGAAGTGGTCTATGAACAAGGATCAGGAATTTAGGAGGGATTTCAATGAAGAAATGGTTGTTAGTAATAGCAGCTGCACTGTTGTTAACAGCTTGCTCTGCTAAAAGTTCAGCAGAACCAGGAAAATTAAAAGAGATTAATATTGGTATTCAACAAAGCCTAACACCACTATGGATTGCAAAAGAAAAGAAATGGTTTGAAGAAGCATTTGAAAAAGAAGGAATTAAAGTAAAATGGACAGAGTTCCAAAGTGGACCGCCTCAATTTGAAGGGATTGCAGGTGGAAAACTGGATGTGACACTAGTAGGAAATTCACCTGTTATTGGAGGGCAGGCTGGTGGTGTCCCATTTAAAGAAATTGCAATGACGTCAGATGGAGTGAAAGGCAATGCTATTTTAGTCAATAAAGACAGCAATATTAAGTCACTCAAAGATTTAAAAGGAAAGAAGATTGCTGTTGCAAAAGGAAGCAGTGGGTTTGACTTTCTCCACAAAGCATTAAAGAAAGCTGGGATTTCTCCTAAAGAGGTAGAAATTATTCAACTTCAGCCAGATGAAGCAATGCCTGCTTTTCAGAATGGATCTGTGGATGCGTGGTCAATATGGGAACCATTTATTTCACTTCAAATGATTGAACATGACGCTAAAATACTAGCAGATGGAGAAACGGTTGGTACATACTCTCCTAGTTTTGCAATTGCTAGAGAACAATTTATTAAAGATCACCCAAAGGAATTGGAAACATTTATGAAAGTGTACGACAAAACTGTAAAATGGCAGAATGCTCACAATGAAGAAGCTGTTGCAATTTATGCGAAGACGAAAAACTTAGATAAAAAAGTAGTGGCGAACGTCTTGAAAAATACAAAACAATTTAATGTTCCTATTTCAAAAGAAATTATTAAAGATCAGCAACATACGGCTGATTTCCAATATGAAATAGGCGCAATTAATAAAGAGATTGATGTATCCAAAGTAGTTGATAATACTTTCGTGAAAAAAGTAAGAGAGGAGGATGAAAAGTGAAAACAGCAGCCTACGTCCAAGTACAAAGAGAAGGGAAAACAAGAAAACTAAAGAGAAAAAGAAGTATACCGTTATGGATAAAGGGATGTGCTTTGCCAGCTGTTATCCTTGCTGTTTGGCAGTATATAGGGAGCATTGGGCTTGTTTCGGCTAATATCTTACCAACACCAATGGCTATTCTTTCTTCCTTTTATGAACTTACATTATCTGGAGAGCTTTTTAGTAATATGAAAATTAGTGTCATAAGAGCAGCGCTTGGTTTTCTACTTGGTGGTAGCCTTGGATTAATTTTTGGAATCTTAACAGGGTTTTCTAAAAAAACAGAGGCGTATATTGACCCAACTCTTCAAATGTTACGCACAGTTCCGCATTTAGCTGTAACACCGCTTTTTATTCTATGGTTCGGGTTTGATGAAATTTCCAAAGTATTATTAATTGCTCTTGGAGCGTTCTTTCCCATCTATATTAATACGTTTCTTGGAATAAGAAGTGTCGATACAAAATTGTTTGATGTTGCTAGAGTTTTAGAATTTAGTTTTAAAGATAAAATTACAAAGCTTATTCTCCCTGCTGCCATCCCTAATATTTTACTAGGTGTACGCTTATCACTTGGAATTGCTTGGCTTGGCCTGGTTGTAGCTGAGCTTATGGGTTCAAGCGCTGGGATTGGTTATATGATTATGGATGCGCGCTTATATTCATTAACGGATAAAGTGTTCGTGGGAATTATCATCTTTGCAGTTGTTGGAAAAGCAACAGACTCGCTTGTACGTTTGTTTGAACGAAAGTTATTAAAATGGCGAGATAGTTTCAAAGGTTAATAAAACAAATCTAAAGGAGCGATAAAAATGGAGATTTTATGGTTTATTCCAACGCATGGTGATGGTCGATATTTAGGAACACAAGTTGGAGGAAGAGAAGCTGATCATACTTATTTTCGTCAAGTTGCACAAGCAGCGGACAGATTAGGATATACGGGTGTTTTGATTCCAACAGGAAAGTCATGTGAAGACCCTTGGTTAACAGCAGCGGCCCTTGCAGCTGAGACGCAACGTCTAAAGTTTTTAGTAGCCGTTAGACCAGGTCTTATGCTTCCATCTGTTGCTGCTCGGATGACATCTACTCTTGATCGTATATCAAATGGTCGCCTGCTGATTAACGTTGTAACAGGGGGAGATCCGGTTGAGCTTGCAGGTGATGGTGTTTTCCTTTCGCATGATGAAAGATATGAAGCAACTGATGAATTTTTGAAAGTTTGGCGTAGTCTTTTAAAAGGAGATAAA from Priestia filamentosa encodes the following:
- a CDS encoding pseudouridine synthase; this encodes MRIDKLLANIGYGSRKEVKSLLKSGAVKVDGVPVKDAKQHVNPDEQEVTVYNEEVVYREFIYLMLHKPQGLISATEDVSQPTVVDLLEPEDAVFEPFPVGRLDKDTEGLLLLTNDGKLSHQLLSPKKHVPKTYLAHINSEVTEEDVEAFKNGVTLDDGYVTKPGVLEIIESGETSVIYLTITEGKFHQVKRMFESVGKKVVYLKRLSMGELKLDEELDLGQYRELTDEEVALLKGE
- a CDS encoding aliphatic sulfonate ABC transporter substrate-binding protein: MKKWLLVIAAALLLTACSAKSSAEPGKLKEINIGIQQSLTPLWIAKEKKWFEEAFEKEGIKVKWTEFQSGPPQFEGIAGGKLDVTLVGNSPVIGGQAGGVPFKEIAMTSDGVKGNAILVNKDSNIKSLKDLKGKKIAVAKGSSGFDFLHKALKKAGISPKEVEIIQLQPDEAMPAFQNGSVDAWSIWEPFISLQMIEHDAKILADGETVGTYSPSFAIAREQFIKDHPKELETFMKVYDKTVKWQNAHNEEAVAIYAKTKNLDKKVVANVLKNTKQFNVPISKEIIKDQQHTADFQYEIGAINKEIDVSKVVDNTFVKKVREEDEK
- a CDS encoding ABC transporter permease; protein product: MKTAAYVQVQREGKTRKLKRKRSIPLWIKGCALPAVILAVWQYIGSIGLVSANILPTPMAILSSFYELTLSGELFSNMKISVIRAALGFLLGGSLGLIFGILTGFSKKTEAYIDPTLQMLRTVPHLAVTPLFILWFGFDEISKVLLIALGAFFPIYINTFLGIRSVDTKLFDVARVLEFSFKDKITKLILPAAIPNILLGVRLSLGIAWLGLVVAELMGSSAGIGYMIMDARLYSLTDKVFVGIIIFAVVGKATDSLVRLFERKLLKWRDSFKG
- a CDS encoding ABC transporter ATP-binding protein; protein product: MAVSIVVNEKAFISDEKRNVVIDDISLEIKQGEFLTIIGPSGCGKSTLLKIIAGLDTDYMGKVHIENRRIVEPGINQGFIFQEHRLFPWLTVEQNIAADLNLRDSKVKQKVAEIIQIVRLDGYEKAYPSALSGGMSQRVAIARALIREPEVLLLDEPFGALDAFTRKHLQDVLLQIWQKKKITMILVTHDIDESIYLGTKLAILRSKPGALQKVMPIKLSFPRNRTDSSFQYLRQEVLKEFEKTKEVVYEQGSGI